A window of Cydia strobilella chromosome 22, ilCydStro3.1, whole genome shotgun sequence genomic DNA:
GACCCGATATGTAATAAATCACGGGCTTAATTAAAACGAGCACAATGGCAGCCATTTTGGATCTCAGGGATGCTTTTGTTCCGGCACTATTCAATGctatagatattaaatattatgtagttcCTATACTTACACCACAGTTACTGGGTTTTTGGATTATAGTTATCTGTTTATAGTTCACTGCTATTATAAGCTAAACTTAACCCATCTCATAACAAACCCATAAGCCcctgggggggggggagggggggggggtgatGACGTCATGAGATTACGTCATTTTTACGTCATGTGATGACGTCACTGAGGCAGAAACGGCAATTCCTCCCTACTATCGGCTGTCCGTCAATACTTCCCACTAGACACTAAGCAACTGTcattattgtttaagtaaatctataaaTGGGACCTCCTATCTACTATCGATCGAATTATTTAGTCTATTCTTGAATTTGGCCCTGAATTCAGCCACGCATACTGTAATAACCTGTCACAGAGTTAACAGTGGCAACACTCAGACATGAACTGTCATTCATGCCACGTAACGGAACGCATGTATATAGCTATTAATAAACcgtgattaattaatttacagttttatttggCTCCAAAATATAATAATGGCGACGAGAAAATAACGTAATACGCGTGTGGACTTAAATACGTCAGAAGATTGAgttcaaaaaaagtaaaaactgcGTAAGTGATACTCGTGTGAGGTTAACCTCCAAATGTCACTAAGTGAACACTTGTAGTGATATATCTCTAAAGAAGACAAGTTTTGTGCAAAATTTAAGCAAAAGTGAACTAGTACAAATATTAGAGGAACTACATCTGGACCACCAGTGTGAAACTATAGATGAATTAAGGAAATTCCTACGGGACGCGATCAAAAGTGGACAACTAAAAAAAACTCCAGAAACAGAGGAATTACCAGTCATGGCGGTAAATTACGTGAGTTACCACATAGAACCATTCGATGGACGTGATTTTGACACATTCGAGTTGCAATTGCAGTGCCTAATTAGCTTGAATAATGTGCCGGAGGATAAGAAAGTGGCTCTGCTGATCACTAAAGTTACACCAAAAGTATTAGAAACACTTAATCATATGTGTGCTCCTGCAAAACCAACAGAAAAGTCATTTACTGATCTCATCAAGCTATTGGAAGATAGATACAACAAATCCACTTCTGTTCCTGTGGATCGGGCGGAATTTAGAAAATGTAATCAGAAGGCAGAAGAAAGCATAGAAGATTACATTATACGATTGAAGAAAGCGGCTAAGAAATGTAATTTCAAGGACTTCAAAGACCAGGTCAAGGAAAAACTTATCGACGGAGTGTGTTCATCTCTTGTTAAATTCGAATTACTTAAGAATGGAAACCAGACACTTGATGAATTAACCGCCTTAGCGAGGACAGTGGAGGCAGCATGGTTGCAGACTAAAATGAAGATGCCAGCGGAGGAACCAGCTTCCAGTATGTTTGTTGTCAGGCAGAATACACAGAGTAAgccaaaaaaaattcaaaataaagcCAATCGCGGGTCAACAGCATCCGGTAAGTCACTAAAGTGTTTTTGTTGTGGTAAAAATAACCATATAAAAAGTGAGtgcagtttaaaaaataaatattgctcaGAATGTGGCCAACAAGGTCATCTGTATAAAATGTGTCCTAAAACCCATATACCCATTAACTCATTAACCCATTGCTGCTCTTACTCGGATATTTGGACCGCATAAAGCAATACCCAGAATGGCAGCTAAACGCCTTCAGCATTATGCAATTTTTCTTTCAGCGTTTAATTACACTATTAAACACATCAGTACAGACAGAAACCCAGCAGATTATTTGTCAAGACTACCAAAAGAGAATGATGATACAAAGTATCATGcattatgtataaataacacagaaattgtaaatgtaaaatatattaatgagtCTGAAATGAAATCTCTGAATTGGAAATTAAtccaaaaaaataccaaaaaagatGTAATTCTTTCTAAGGTACGTATGTATTGTCAGGATGGTTGGCCAGAAAAAGTGTCAGATAAAAATTTAAACCCATATTACTTGAGAAGACACGAGATTAGCACAGACAGAGATTGCATAATGTGGGGTCATCGAATCGTAATACCAGAAAACTTACAACAAACTATTTTAGAAGAACTGCATCTTACACACTTTGGAACCTCAAGAATGATTGAAATGGCCAAAGCTTACTTTTGGTGGCCTAAGCTTAATGAATGTATTGAAAAGGTAGCAGGCTCTTGCAAATTATGTTTAGAAAATAGACATAACCCGTCTAAAGCGGCTCCAAAGTGCTGGCCAATACCTCCGGGACCATGGTTTAGAATCCATGCAGATTTTTTAGGCCCATTATTGGGAAAAATGTATCTAATTATTGTTGACAGTTATTCCAAATGGCCTGAAGCATTTCTAATGACTAATATTGGTTCTAGCTTAACGATAACTAAATTTAAAGAATTATATTTAAGATATGGGTTCCCCGTTCACTTGGTAACGGATAATGGCACTGCCTTTACAAGTCACGAATTTCAAGAATTTTGTAGAGTCACAGGTGTTAAGCATACTTTCACTGCTCCTCACTATCCGGCCACTAATGGTGCGGCCGAAAGATTTGTAGAGACGTTTAAATCACACATGAAAAAAATTATTGAAAGTGGCAAATCGCAAAACTATGCCTTAGGCATATTTTTGTTTGATTACCGCACGACCACACACAAAACCAGCGGAGTAACTCCAGCTCGGTTGATGATGGGTAGAGAATTGCGAAATAGATTTTCACTATTAAGACCTGCACCCATATATCAAAATCTTGTAGAGGCCCAAGAAAAACAGTTAAAGTATGCTAAGGGTGCCAGAATTTTAGAATTATCTGAGGGTGACTTAGTTAATGTTAAGGAGTTTAGAAGGGGGAAGAAGTGGTCAAAAGGTCACATAGTTAAGGTTTTGATGCCTGGCTCTACTTTCATGGTAGAGGTGtgtaatgtatgtacctacttacgtacCTAACGGTACTTGTCATGTATCGCGGTGCATTCGGATGCGCCCTCTGCAGACCATTTAGTCTCGCAATAAATAGCTAAGTGAACGGACGTGCGTGTTTCTTTTATGCATATACCTCAGTGGCGAACGAGGATTGGATTTAATTTCAAGAACCGAGAATTGGCTGTTCGTATAAAAAATGTCCGTGGGAAAAATAAAAGCGTTCGAGGTCTCGGCGGGCAATTGGAGTACTTATGTGGAGCGTGTGAGTATGTATTTCAAAGCCAACGACATCAAGGCCGACTTGCAGCTGCCGACCTTGATTGCCGTTATGGGAGAAGAAGCATATGAGCTCCTCAGGAACCTGACAAGTCCAAAGAAGCCAGCAGACATGACTTATGCGCAAGTTGTGAAGATAATGTCTGAACACATCGAACCCAAACCATCTTTCATGGCGGAGCGATACCGGTTGCGTCAGAGGCGACAGGGAGATAAGGAAACGGTCGCTCAGTATCTAACGGACCTTAAAAAATTAGCCAAGCATTGTGAATTCTCCACAACATTAGAGGACAATCTGCGGGACCAATTTGTGTGCGGGTTGAAGAATGACACAATTAGACAACGCCTTTTTGCTGAGACTGAGTTAACCTATACTAGGGCCGTACAGCTAGCCTTTTCGTTGGAAGCCGCCGAGAAGGACGCAGCGATGGTAGAACGCCCGAGTGTGAGCGAGAAGGGCGATGCGGGAGAGAGAGCCGAGACGGTACATGCGCTCACATCGTGGCCGCCGCGTGGCGGTAATGGCGCTAGCAATGTAATTTGTGCAGTGTGCGGAAGGTTAGGTCACCGTGACGTCCAATGTCCTTACAAAGATTTTCAGTGTAACAAATGTGGTAACGTAGGTCACTTAAAACGCGTGTGTCCGGCAAGGATGGCAGGTGGTAGTGGCAGCGGCGCCCGTGGCTCGGGCGGCGGCGCTCGTGGGGCGAGCGGTAGCAGTGGTGGCGGCGCCCGGCGCCGGGGCACCGGCGGCCGCAGGGGCGCGCGGCGCCCCAGTCGCGCCCTACACCATGTCCTGGCAGAGGATGGCGAGACTCAGTATGAAGGAGAGGGTACGTCGGGGTCCGACGTCGAAGAAGACCTGTATCATCTCTGCCTAAACGATTATAAATCGGTAAGCCTATCGTTATGTGTAGATGATGAAGTTTTGTCTATGGAAATCGACACAGGGAGCGCGGTGTCGTGTATAAGTAGTGATACTTATAATAAGTACTTTAAATACAGACCGTTGGAACAGTTTCCTTTGGTGTTAAAAGTTTATGATGGCCGCCGTGTTAGACCCCTAGGGGTCATAAGGCCCGTGGTTAGATTTGAAAACCGATTGAAAAAGTTAGAACTGTTTGTTATTGAGGGTGGCAGTACCCCACTATTAGGCAGACACTGGCTAACAGAGTTACAGATTCGGGTTCCTAGGTTTTATAAAgagtatttatttaactttaacgAGTCCcttaataatgatttatgtaCTTTGCTCGACAGATATAAGGAGTTATTTAGCGGAGGACTCGGGCGGTTTAGTGGTGGAAAAGCGACACTCCGAGTGCGTGAAGGGGCTACGCCGGTGTTCTGCCGTGCGCGGCCGCTGCCGTACGCGCTCCGCGATCGCGTCGAGGCGGAGCTGGACGAGATGCTGCGCTGCGGCGTCATCGAGCCGGTCGACACGTCGGAGTGGGCCACGCCGCTGGTACCGGTACGTAAAGCTGATGGGAGTTTGCGAATCTGTGCAGATTACAAAGTGACCTTGAACCCCGCCTTGCTGATTGATAGGTATCCGCTTCCTAAGATAGATGACCTTTTAGTGAGACTCAATGGTGCCCGcgtattttcaaaaattgacCTGACGCAGGCGTATAATCAGGTGGAGTTAGACGATTCTAAAAAGTATACCGTCGTCAACACGCATAAGGGATTATTCAGATATAATAGACTTGTTTACGGATTGTCTTCCAGCCCTGGTATATTCCAGCGAATTATGTCCAACTTGTTGAAAGATCTACCTCAAGTAGAAGTATTTCTCGATGATATAATTATTGGTTCCGCGGACATAAATTCTCATTTGGGGACATTAGAAAAAGTTTTGAAACGGCTTCACGGTCATGGATTGAAATTAAAGAAAAGTAAATGTTCTTTCTTATTAGAAGAGGTACAGTATCTGGGATATGTAATTTCAAAAGACGGAATTAAAGTAGATTCCACCAAGATAGAAGGTATCCTTAAGATACCTCGACCTCTCAATGTGAAAGATGTAAGGTCATTTTTAGGGGTAGTTAATTTTTATGCTCGATTTGTACCGCATTTGAGTACGATTCTATCCCCTTTGTATGACTTACTTAGGAAAGGTGCCGTATGGAATTGGAATGAACGATGcgaaaaatcatttaaaagtattaaaaaactgTTAGTGAGCGCGGAGGTGTTAAGTCATTACGATCCCAACAAACAGCTGACGCTGACCACTGACGCGAGCAGCCGCGGAATCTCCGGCGTGCTGACACAGCCCGGGGacagcgcgggcgcgggcgcgggcggggcgCGCGAACGACCAGTGGCTTACGTCTCGCGTTCTTTAAATGAGGCGGAACGTAATTACTCGCAAATAGATAAAGAGGCGTTAGCAATCGTATTCAGTTTACAGAAATTACATCAATTCCTTTATGGCAGACATTTCACATTACGAACGGATCACAAACCGCTCGTTAGTATTTTTGGTTCCAAGCAGGGTATTCCCGCGATGGTGGCTAGCCGATTGCAGCGGTGGGCGATTAAACTTTCCGCATATACTTATGATATAGAGTACGTACGCACCGATGCAAATGGCGCAGATGGCTTGTCGCGCTTGCCCGTGCCGATCAAAAATGCCGAGTCGCTAGACGGTCCGCCGCCCGAGCAAACGTATTTACATTTCGCCCACAACGAATTGTTATTAGATTATCACGATGTTAAAAAAGAAACACAACGCGACCCGACTTTGAGCAGAGTGTTAGGATATATACGGTCCAGTTGGCCGACGGAAGTTGAAATGCGAAATTTACAACCGTACTTTAACCGTAGGCTAGAACTGTACGAAGAGTTAGGATGCGTAATGTGGGGCCATCGCGTGGTTATACCGGAAGGTTGCCGAGATAGGGTTTTAAGCGTGTTACATGAGAGCCATATGGGAATCGTAAAGACAAAAGCGTTTGCCCGGAGCTATGTGTGGTGGCCGGGCATAGACGAGGCGGTGGAGCGCACGTGTCGCGAGTGCGGCGTGTGCGCCGCCGAGGCGGAGGCGCCCGCGCGCCACGCGCCGTGCCCGTGGAGCTGGCCCTCGCGCCAGTGGACGCGGGTTCATTTAGACTTTTTAGGACCTCTTTATGGAGTAACGTATTTGGTTATGATTGACGCTCGAACAAAGTGGCTCGAGGTATTCCCGGTAAATAGTACCTCGGCTAATAACACCATTGAAAAGTTGTGTGAAGTTAACGCTCGATGGGGTTTCCCTAGACAAATAGTTTCGGACAACGGCCCTCCGTTTACGAGTACACAGTTCGCGacctttttaacaaaaaaccgTATTGAACATGTACACTCAGCTCCATATCACCCCGCGTCTAATGGAGCCGCCGAAAATGCGGTTCGAATAATTAAACGGGTTATAAAGAAAGCCGTGCGACAAAAACACAATGTTAATTTAGCTATCAGTAATTTCTTATTTCATTACCGAAATACGCCACACTGCACAACAGGAGAAAACTACGCTTATGATTGGCAGGCAGGTTCGTACCCAATTAGATGTACTGCGTCCAGATTGTGAAGATAGGGTTCGTAAGGCACAGAGGAAACAAGCGGACATACGATTAAGCCCTAATCGGGTTCTCCAATCAGGAGATAAAGTATGGATAAGGCAATATCAGGGAGATACGAAATGGCTTCCTGGTCGTATTACTCAGAGGACAGGTACTACGGACTATACAGTGCGCGATAACTTAAATAGGGAGGTACATAGGCACGTTGATCAGTTAAGGCGGCGATCAAGTATGTTAACCTGCCCAGGTGACTCATCAGCTTTGCAGGTACCTCGGCCCGAACCAGTGCAACATACTGGCGATGCCATCCCTGACCGTCCCGATACACCGATAGCCACAAGTACGCCGCAGCGCAGTCATCAAGGTCGACCGCCCACTTCGAGCGGAGCGAGTCCAGGTCCGAGCCGGCCGGCGGACGCGCGGTCCGTAACGCCGCAGCCCTCGCCAAGGTCAGACGGTAGTGA
This region includes:
- the LOC134751620 gene encoding uncharacterized protein K02A2.6-like, which encodes MAAKRLQHYAIFLSAFNYTIKHISTDRNPADYLSRLPKENDDTKYHALCINNTEIVNVKYINESEMKSLNWKLIQKNTKKDVILSKVRMYCQDGWPEKVSDKNLNPYYLRRHEISTDRDCIMWGHRIVIPENLQQTILEELHLTHFGTSRMIEMAKAYFWWPKLNECIEKVAGSCKLCLENRHNPSKAAPKCWPIPPGPWFRIHADFLGPLLGKMYLIIVDSYSKWPEAFLMTNIGSSLTITKFKELYLRYGFPVHLVTDNGTAFTSHEFQEFCRVTGVKHTFTAPHYPATNGAAERFVETFKSHMKKIIESGKSQNYALGIFLFDYRTTTHKTSGVTPARLMMGRELRNRFSLLRPAPIYQNLVEAQEKQLKYAKGARILELSEGDLVNVKEFRRGKKWSKGHIVKVLMPGSTFMVEVEGAKWKRHANQLHKL